The Verrucomicrobiia bacterium genome window below encodes:
- a CDS encoding histidinol-phosphatase: MYYHYSGVIHIHTTDSDGTLPFDEVLKIGQESGLDFMMFSDHNTLKKLKEGKEGWHDKTLTIIGCEINDRDNKNHFLAFNLKETIPFGVSAEEYVAEVARRGGVGIIAHPIETRQVLPQYGLYPWTAWKAEGFHGIELWNHMSEWMEHLTPANRPLMLFSPRRFLVTPKKEVLEIWDRLSQKQKVCGIMSADAHAFRHKIFGPIHVRIFPYEVKFKALRTNLMLRKPLSQKFELAKEELLDAFRNCSVYGSNFRWGDARGFEFKAEQKGNEAIIGEEMEIEGLVNLSAKAPKRGTFRLICDGQVVKEAEGSDFIYQTRQPGLYRIEVLKGNKGWIYSNHIRLTGKGQ, translated from the coding sequence ATGTATTACCATTACTCCGGCGTCATTCACATTCACACCACGGATTCGGATGGGACTTTGCCGTTTGACGAAGTGCTCAAAATCGGGCAGGAAAGCGGGCTGGATTTTATGATGTTTTCCGACCACAATACGCTGAAGAAATTGAAAGAGGGGAAGGAGGGGTGGCACGACAAGACCTTGACAATCATCGGCTGCGAAATCAACGACCGGGACAATAAGAATCATTTTTTGGCGTTTAATTTGAAGGAAACGATTCCGTTCGGCGTTTCGGCGGAAGAGTATGTGGCGGAAGTGGCCCGCCGGGGCGGCGTCGGCATCATCGCCCATCCGATTGAAACCCGGCAGGTTTTGCCACAGTACGGGCTTTATCCCTGGACGGCCTGGAAAGCGGAGGGGTTTCACGGCATCGAGCTGTGGAACCATATGTCGGAATGGATGGAGCATCTGACCCCCGCCAACCGTCCCCTGATGCTTTTTTCCCCGCGGCGGTTTTTGGTGACGCCCAAAAAAGAGGTTTTGGAAATCTGGGACCGGTTGAGTCAAAAACAAAAAGTTTGCGGGATAATGTCCGCCGATGCCCATGCTTTTCGGCATAAAATTTTCGGCCCGATTCATGTGCGGATTTTTCCGTACGAAGTTAAGTTCAAGGCGCTGCGGACAAATTTAATGTTGCGCAAGCCGCTTTCCCAGAAGTTCGAGTTGGCCAAAGAGGAACTCTTGGACGCGTTTCGCAACTGCAGCGTGTACGGCTCCAATTTTCGCTGGGGGGATGCCCGGGGGTTCGAATTCAAGGCGGAGCAAAAGGGGAACGAGGCGATAATCGGGGAGGAGATGGAAATAGAGGGGCTGGTGAACCTTTCCGCAAAAGCCCCCAAGCGGGGGACTTTCCGTTTGATTTGCGATGGGCAGGTGGTCAAGGAGGCGGAAGGGAGCGATTTTATTTACCAGACCCGCCAGCCGGGGCTGTACCGAATCGAGGTTTTGAAAGGGAACAAGGGCTGGATATACTCAAACCACATTCGCCTGACCGGAAAAGGGCAATGA
- a CDS encoding MFS transporter, with protein sequence MKLPWKIWAWASYDFANTIFSMNVVSLYFAQWVIFDLGQKELSYSLSYSLSMLAVALTLPILGSLADKHLYHHRFLVIFTLICIATTTGLGFLGNSALPVATMAIFALVLFGVANYFFEGGIVFYNSLLPEVSKEMGMGKTSGIGVGLGYFGTIAGLYLVRPFVADGTRADAFIPTAILFLLFSTPIFYLARHTRHAKGSLVAPTYSFNLWKILKETRQYPGLTRFLIADFLLEDAVVTIIIYMAVYMQKVYAIPDNVKTNYLALATTAAIAGAFLAGWVTDKIGPRKTLKIVFLGWLLALAAIAFAPSVWVFYVLGGFVGMFLGATWTSSRPLLAQLVPKEKLGQFFGLYSLSGRAAAIVGPIIWGLVVKLPLAGSGSYRAAVLALDLMVLFGFLIYLKMPKESQS encoded by the coding sequence ATGAAACTGCCCTGGAAAATATGGGCGTGGGCGAGCTACGATTTTGCCAACACCATTTTTTCGATGAACGTGGTCTCACTTTACTTCGCCCAGTGGGTCATATTTGACTTGGGGCAGAAGGAGCTTTCGTACAGTTTATCCTATTCACTTTCTATGCTGGCGGTGGCTTTGACGCTTCCCATTCTCGGCTCGCTGGCGGACAAACATTTGTACCATCACCGGTTTCTGGTAATTTTTACCTTGATTTGCATCGCCACCACAACAGGGCTGGGATTTCTTGGCAATTCAGCGTTACCGGTCGCAACGATGGCCATATTTGCTTTGGTTCTTTTTGGCGTCGCAAATTATTTTTTTGAAGGGGGAATCGTCTTCTACAATTCGCTTTTGCCGGAGGTTTCCAAAGAGATGGGGATGGGGAAGACCTCTGGCATCGGTGTAGGGTTGGGATATTTCGGCACTATTGCCGGATTGTATCTGGTTCGACCGTTTGTGGCGGACGGGACACGGGCGGATGCGTTCATTCCGACGGCTATCCTATTTCTTCTTTTCTCGACCCCCATTTTTTATCTGGCCCGACATACGCGCCACGCCAAGGGGAGCCTGGTGGCGCCGACATATTCTTTTAACCTTTGGAAAATCCTGAAAGAAACCCGGCAGTATCCGGGGCTTACACGGTTTTTGATTGCAGATTTTTTGCTGGAAGACGCTGTCGTCACAATAATCATTTATATGGCCGTCTATATGCAAAAAGTGTATGCCATCCCGGACAACGTGAAGACCAATTATCTGGCGCTGGCGACCACGGCGGCCATCGCAGGGGCTTTCTTGGCGGGGTGGGTGACGGATAAAATCGGGCCGCGAAAAACTTTGAAAATAGTTTTTTTGGGGTGGCTTCTGGCCTTGGCGGCCATTGCCTTTGCACCGAGCGTTTGGGTCTTCTATGTCCTTGGTGGTTTTGTCGGTATGTTTTTGGGAGCCACTTGGACAAGCTCCCGACCGCTTTTGGCCCAACTTGTCCCAAAAGAAAAACTTGGACAGTTCTTCGGCCTGTACTCCCTTTCCGGGCGGGCCGCCGCCATCGTCGGGCCGATTATCTGGGGGCTGGTGGTAAAGCTTCCGCTTGCCGGCAGCGGCTCCTACCGGGCCGCCGTTTTGGCGCTTGACTTGATGGTTCTTTTTGGCTTTTTAATCTATTTGAAAATGCCGAAAGAGAGCCAATCCTGA
- a CDS encoding MXAN_6640 family putative metalloprotease, producing MKRLFSTAALFFLLVISASAITTQQEQLIVENVQAVLGQTVLELPDTIPVHRICGTPTLMEAKQRFSELSPQAQRTLSPALFARPVLQKSYDPPSGRFRIHYDTTGSGAVRNALIDANLNGVPDWVDTLGFVLDSIWNKEVIQLGFFPPVSDNFYTPNGGNGLFDVYLDELGGSILGYTAPDSVGGPFLGRRATAFIVLDNDYAGIPGYTDPDGPRRAIRVTAAHEFFHAIQFAYTVYGAEAVGGDVKPYWYEASAVWMEEQMYNEINDYIQYLPFWFDAPQLSFRSFSQNFGGDPYRAFRPYALGIYGIYLSKRFPNPSYGYSVVRRAWERMATVTGFNLFAALDYALGSEGSNFISSLQEFYRWNYFVGGKVPLNAPDTLYGSEAAAWPTFELYDEVDSTSNYPTQHPEVFIPCNQCHPNVIKFFCAPCNVNTVGFPCSTKCPPCRFVPYQPTSISVINCVNDLEDLGASYLNLQNPGGGSFMEFALVSDTSRAAPWFASAVGYNTGSRTYTFLSNQATDPSGKIPEVFFGDFGNYTEIVVMVTNSELLPAGSIRQNSAYAYSANVDSAAPPGVTQIVEGRPNPFRTQIDPYVKFPIDLDSLSGTWDISLLIFSTSGEIVYQKDYELQGGFPYSETVNWAGRNGSNEPVSSGVYFCKIIMKEKGTSRKVEKVSKIALIR from the coding sequence ATGAAACGACTGTTTTCCACTGCCGCTTTGTTTTTTTTATTGGTCATATCTGCTTCCGCCATAACAACCCAGCAAGAGCAGTTAATCGTCGAAAATGTGCAGGCCGTTTTGGGGCAAACTGTACTGGAATTACCCGACACCATCCCCGTTCATCGCATCTGCGGTACGCCGACCTTGATGGAGGCCAAACAGCGTTTCAGCGAACTTTCGCCGCAGGCGCAAAGGACCTTGAGCCCCGCACTTTTTGCCCGGCCCGTTCTGCAGAAAAGCTACGATCCCCCTTCCGGCCGATTCCGAATTCATTATGATACCACCGGCTCCGGAGCGGTGCGCAACGCGCTCATCGATGCAAACTTGAACGGGGTTCCGGACTGGGTGGACACGCTCGGGTTTGTTCTGGATTCCATTTGGAACAAGGAGGTAATCCAGTTGGGCTTTTTTCCTCCGGTGAGTGACAACTTCTACACCCCAAACGGTGGAAATGGCTTATTTGACGTCTATTTAGATGAACTCGGCGGTTCGATTTTGGGTTACACAGCTCCTGATTCAGTTGGTGGGCCGTTTCTGGGAAGGCGCGCTACAGCCTTTATTGTTTTGGACAATGATTATGCAGGTATTCCGGGCTATACCGACCCGGACGGGCCGCGCCGGGCCATCCGAGTTACGGCGGCGCACGAGTTTTTTCACGCCATCCAGTTCGCTTATACGGTTTATGGCGCGGAAGCAGTGGGAGGAGATGTAAAACCGTACTGGTACGAGGCCTCGGCGGTCTGGATGGAAGAACAGATGTACAACGAAATCAACGATTACATCCAGTATTTGCCGTTTTGGTTTGATGCACCGCAGCTTTCTTTCCGAAGCTTTTCGCAGAATTTCGGGGGGGACCCGTACCGGGCCTTTCGGCCGTATGCTCTGGGGATTTACGGAATTTATTTGTCCAAGCGGTTCCCAAACCCCTCCTACGGCTACTCTGTCGTGCGGCGTGCTTGGGAGCGGATGGCCACCGTTACCGGATTCAACCTTTTTGCCGCACTTGACTATGCGCTGGGTTCCGAAGGTTCCAATTTCATTTCCTCCCTGCAGGAATTTTACCGCTGGAATTATTTTGTAGGGGGAAAAGTCCCCCTGAACGCCCCGGATACGCTATACGGCAGTGAGGCCGCCGCCTGGCCGACGTTTGAATTGTATGACGAGGTTGATTCCACCTCCAATTATCCGACCCAACATCCGGAAGTTTTTATCCCATGCAATCAGTGCCATCCCAACGTCATAAAATTTTTCTGCGCCCCCTGCAACGTAAACACGGTGGGGTTTCCCTGCAGTACCAAATGCCCGCCTTGCCGGTTTGTGCCCTACCAGCCGACCAGCATTAGCGTGATAAACTGCGTGAACGATTTGGAAGATCTTGGCGCTTCGTATTTGAATTTGCAGAATCCCGGGGGCGGTTCGTTCATGGAATTTGCCCTTGTTTCGGACACCTCGCGGGCGGCGCCATGGTTTGCAAGCGCCGTGGGATACAACACGGGCAGCCGCACCTACACTTTTTTGAGCAACCAGGCCACCGATCCTTCCGGGAAAATACCGGAGGTCTTTTTTGGGGACTTCGGCAACTATACCGAAATCGTGGTAATGGTGACCAACAGCGAGCTTTTGCCCGCGGGTTCCATCCGGCAGAACTCCGCCTATGCCTATTCGGCCAATGTGGACAGCGCCGCCCCGCCGGGTGTTACGCAGATTGTTGAAGGGCGCCCGAACCCATTCCGGACGCAAATCGATCCCTACGTGAAGTTCCCCATCGACTTGGATTCGCTTTCCGGCACGTGGGATATCTCACTTTTGATCTTTTCGACCTCCGGAGAAATCGTCTATCAAAAGGATTACGAACTACAGGGGGGATTTCCCTATTCGGAGACGGTCAACTGGGCCGGGCGGAACGGGAGCAACGAGCCGGTGTCGTCCGGGGTGTATTTCTGCAAGATTATCATGAAGGAAAAAGGGACTTCCCGAAAGGTTGAGAAGGTTTCCAAAATCGCTTTAATCCGCTGA
- the ftcD gene encoding glutamate formimidoyltransferase, giving the protein MKIVECVPNFSEGRNKEVIQELIAAIQRGGKVKMLDWEADADHNRSVITFAGEPEECVSAAFAGIARASELIDMEKHKGEHPRLGAADVVPFVPISGVTLEECVELARRLGKQVGEELKIPVYLYEAAATKPERVNLAAVRKGEYEGLKEELGKNPERKPDFGPEKVHPKAGGCIIGARMPLIAYNVYLNTEDINIAKQIAKVVREAGGGLPAVKALGFEIKARRQVQVSMNLTNYLKTPPHVAFEAVKKEAEKMGVQAVSSEVVGLIPQPALDVAGIHYLKLENFSANQILEEKLRKAGIGVGTPSFLDEVASSSPAPGGGASAAHTAALACALVAMVCRLTIGKKKYAGVEQEMKQTLETAETLRKYFENAVEEDTRAFNVVMQALGMPKETEEQKGARAQKMEEGSKAANVVPLAVLERVPKLLRLANTAAEKGNVNAVSDAATAGALAYAAAEGAYFNVLINLKGISDKTYVSETHWKAKNYLQEAMAEKEKMRQISEKLLSLGD; this is encoded by the coding sequence ATGAAAATTGTAGAATGCGTCCCCAATTTTTCCGAGGGAAGGAACAAAGAAGTCATTCAGGAACTGATTGCCGCCATCCAGAGGGGCGGCAAAGTCAAAATGCTGGATTGGGAGGCGGATGCGGACCACAACCGTTCGGTCATCACCTTTGCCGGTGAGCCGGAGGAGTGTGTTTCCGCCGCATTTGCCGGCATTGCCCGCGCTTCGGAGCTTATTGATATGGAAAAACACAAGGGGGAACATCCCCGCCTCGGCGCCGCCGACGTGGTGCCGTTCGTGCCGATTTCCGGCGTGACACTGGAAGAATGTGTCGAATTGGCGCGGCGATTAGGAAAACAGGTGGGGGAGGAACTCAAAATTCCGGTGTATCTCTACGAAGCGGCGGCAACAAAGCCGGAGCGGGTGAATTTGGCCGCCGTGCGCAAGGGGGAATACGAGGGGTTGAAGGAAGAGTTGGGGAAAAATCCGGAGCGGAAACCGGATTTTGGCCCGGAGAAGGTGCATCCCAAAGCCGGAGGGTGCATTATCGGCGCACGGATGCCTTTGATTGCCTACAACGTTTATCTGAACACGGAAGACATAAACATCGCCAAGCAGATTGCCAAAGTCGTCCGGGAAGCGGGGGGCGGGCTGCCGGCGGTGAAGGCGCTCGGTTTTGAAATCAAAGCAAGAAGGCAGGTACAGGTCTCTATGAATCTGACTAATTATCTGAAAACCCCACCGCACGTCGCTTTCGAGGCAGTCAAGAAGGAGGCGGAGAAGATGGGTGTCCAGGCGGTTTCAAGCGAAGTAGTGGGTTTGATTCCGCAGCCGGCTTTGGATGTGGCCGGCATTCATTATTTGAAACTGGAAAACTTTTCGGCCAACCAGATTTTGGAAGAGAAATTGCGCAAGGCCGGAATCGGCGTCGGTACTCCCTCTTTTCTTGACGAGGTAGCGTCCTCTTCCCCTGCTCCGGGTGGGGGGGCATCCGCGGCGCATACGGCGGCTTTGGCTTGCGCCCTGGTGGCGATGGTATGCCGGTTGACCATCGGCAAAAAGAAGTATGCCGGTGTAGAACAAGAAATGAAACAGACGCTCGAGACCGCCGAAACGCTCCGCAAGTACTTTGAGAACGCCGTGGAGGAGGATACCCGGGCGTTCAACGTGGTGATGCAGGCCTTGGGGATGCCCAAAGAGACGGAGGAGCAGAAGGGGGCCCGGGCACAGAAGATGGAGGAGGGGTCGAAAGCAGCTAACGTGGTTCCGCTCGCCGTCCTGGAGCGTGTGCCGAAGCTTTTGCGTTTGGCCAATACGGCAGCGGAAAAAGGTAACGTCAATGCCGTCTCCGATGCCGCCACAGCGGGGGCTTTGGCCTATGCCGCCGCCGAGGGGGCGTATTTCAACGTGCTTATCAATTTGAAAGGGATTTCCGACAAAACATACGTTTCCGAAACTCATTGGAAGGCCAAAAATTACCTGCAGGAAGCGATGGCGGAAAAAGAAAAAATGCGGCAAATTTCCGAGAAGCTATTATCTTTAGGGGATTGA
- a CDS encoding sigma-54 dependent transcriptional regulator — translation MAELLIVDDEKLVRDFLAETLNQAGHAVRTAENGEAALKEIADREFDLIFTDVKMPQLSGIELLKAVRQSSPFTSVVVITAYGTVADAVEAMKLGAFDYLPKPFTPEHIEVTAKKALEYRRLLLENRRLKKELAGKFENIIGRTPAMKKVFDLVESVAPSRATVLIVGESGTGKELIAHAIHHLSPRKEAAFVRTNCAALPEGLIESELFGHEKGAFTGALRQTRGRFEMADGGTLLLDEISEIPLGLQAKLLRVLQEREFERVGSGYTLKVDVRVVATTNRNLDEEVKKGRFREDLYYRLNVVKVEMPPLRDRRDDIPLLAAHFMQKYAAENGKKIDGIAPKALSLLCDYPWPGNVRELVNFMERAVVVAQSNILLPSDFPKELILGISAGGEDRLRPGVTIEEVEKRLILKTLEAVDGNKTKAAQMLGVTARTLHNKLAEYGLKDRVEGEKVPAE, via the coding sequence ATGGCCGAACTTTTAATCGTTGACGACGAAAAGCTGGTGCGGGATTTTCTTGCCGAGACCTTAAACCAGGCCGGCCATGCCGTGCGCACGGCGGAAAACGGGGAGGCGGCATTAAAGGAAATTGCCGACCGGGAGTTTGACCTCATTTTCACCGACGTCAAAATGCCGCAGCTTTCCGGCATCGAGCTATTGAAAGCCGTGCGCCAGAGTTCCCCTTTCACCTCGGTGGTCGTCATCACCGCCTACGGCACGGTGGCGGACGCCGTGGAGGCGATGAAGCTGGGGGCGTTCGACTATCTACCCAAGCCGTTCACGCCGGAGCATATCGAAGTCACGGCCAAAAAGGCGCTCGAATACCGACGCTTGCTTTTGGAAAACCGGCGGCTGAAAAAAGAACTGGCGGGGAAGTTTGAAAACATCATCGGCCGGACGCCGGCGATGAAGAAGGTTTTTGATTTGGTCGAGTCGGTGGCCCCCAGCCGGGCGACGGTTTTAATCGTCGGGGAATCCGGAACCGGCAAGGAATTGATCGCCCACGCCATCCACCATCTTTCGCCGCGCAAGGAGGCCGCCTTCGTCCGCACCAACTGTGCCGCTTTGCCGGAGGGATTGATTGAGTCAGAGCTTTTTGGCCATGAAAAAGGGGCTTTTACCGGCGCGTTACGGCAGACGCGGGGACGGTTCGAAATGGCGGACGGCGGGACCTTGCTTTTGGATGAAATATCCGAAATCCCGCTCGGGTTGCAAGCCAAGCTTTTGCGCGTGCTTCAAGAAAGGGAGTTTGAGCGGGTCGGCTCCGGTTATACGCTGAAAGTGGATGTCCGCGTCGTCGCCACCACCAATCGGAACCTGGACGAAGAGGTCAAAAAGGGGCGCTTCCGGGAGGATTTGTATTATCGCCTAAACGTCGTGAAAGTGGAAATGCCCCCCTTGCGCGACCGCCGCGACGATATTCCGCTTTTGGCGGCCCATTTTATGCAGAAGTATGCCGCCGAGAACGGAAAAAAAATCGACGGCATAGCCCCCAAGGCGCTTTCGCTTTTATGCGATTACCCCTGGCCGGGGAATGTGCGAGAACTGGTGAACTTTATGGAGCGGGCCGTGGTGGTGGCGCAGTCCAACATTCTTTTACCCTCCGATTTTCCCAAGGAATTGATTCTGGGGATTTCCGCCGGCGGGGAGGACCGACTGCGGCCGGGGGTGACCATCGAGGAAGTGGAAAAACGGCTGATTCTGAAGACGCTCGAAGCCGTGGACGGTAACAAAACCAAGGCGGCGCAGATGCTGGGGGTGACGGCGCGCACGCTGCACAACAAACTGGCGGAGTACGGGCTTAAAGACCGAGTGGAAGGGGAAAAAGTTCCTGCCGAGTAG
- a CDS encoding ATP-binding protein: protein MEKELAERVKLFSQSFASLSHSVQKLTREQEELHLRFGELAAVLERNHLAHRKSLAEEEALSLFLDNILETVQTGIVAVDPVGVITLFNKEAERISGLTANEVLGQKYEKFFPVPLSVLETLAVGKVITGREKHLMNTEGRKIPLGVSTALLYDRDGNLSGALEVMTDLSAYKTLETELEQSKTMAALGEMAALVAHEVRNPLAGISGFAGLLKRELKDPNLVTMVEKILQGAADLERLVSSLLSYTNRLELNQEPLPLKELVELTTRDLQGNLERNLEQKDLIVRGDGQYLKMALRNLVENAFQACGNGGNVKITLTSGQQGKTARLSVSDNGPGIPPEIQKKIFTPFYTTREEGTGLGLAIVKKIVEAHRGRVWVESLPQSGATFYIELPLWR from the coding sequence ATGGAGAAAGAACTTGCCGAGCGGGTCAAGCTTTTTTCCCAGTCCTTTGCATCCTTAAGCCACTCCGTCCAGAAACTCACCCGGGAACAGGAAGAACTGCATCTGCGCTTCGGGGAACTGGCCGCCGTTCTGGAGCGGAACCACCTCGCCCACCGGAAAAGTCTGGCGGAGGAGGAGGCGCTTTCCCTTTTCCTGGACAACATCCTGGAGACCGTGCAGACCGGAATCGTGGCCGTGGATCCGGTCGGCGTAATCACCCTTTTCAATAAAGAAGCGGAGCGGATCTCCGGCCTTACGGCCAACGAGGTGCTCGGCCAGAAGTATGAAAAGTTTTTTCCCGTCCCGCTTTCCGTGCTCGAAACTTTGGCGGTCGGCAAAGTCATTACCGGGCGGGAAAAGCATTTGATGAATACGGAGGGGAGAAAGATTCCGCTTGGCGTTTCCACCGCGCTGCTTTACGACCGGGACGGCAACCTTTCCGGTGCCCTGGAAGTGATGACCGACCTATCGGCCTATAAAACCCTGGAAACCGAACTGGAGCAAAGCAAGACGATGGCTGCGCTCGGAGAAATGGCGGCGCTTGTTGCTCACGAAGTGCGCAACCCGCTGGCGGGTATTTCGGGTTTTGCCGGGCTTTTGAAACGTGAGCTGAAAGACCCCAACCTCGTAACCATGGTGGAAAAGATTTTACAAGGGGCGGCCGATTTGGAGCGGCTGGTTTCCTCTCTTTTGAGCTACACGAACCGGCTGGAGCTAAACCAGGAACCGTTGCCGCTCAAGGAACTTGTTGAACTCACCACGCGGGACCTCCAGGGGAATTTGGAAAGAAATTTGGAGCAAAAAGATCTGATTGTGCGGGGAGACGGGCAGTACTTGAAGATGGCCTTGCGCAATTTGGTCGAAAACGCCTTCCAGGCCTGCGGCAACGGAGGAAACGTGAAAATCACCCTCACCTCCGGCCAGCAGGGAAAGACGGCGCGGCTTTCGGTTTCCGACAACGGTCCCGGCATTCCCCCCGAAATACAAAAAAAGATTTTCACCCCGTTTTACACCACGCGGGAGGAGGGAACGGGATTGGGGCTGGCGATCGTCAAAAAAATCGTGGAGGCGCACCGGGGGCGGGTCTGGGTGGAATCCCTACCGCAAAGCGGGGCGACCTTTTATATTGAACTCCCTTTGTGGAGATAG
- a CDS encoding response regulator, which yields MLEKSVLVVDDELLIRDLLYDFFLEKGYKVSVADSGPVALEKLGKQSFDALLVDLKMPSMDGIEFIKEVRKKKIETPVVIITGFPSLETALEALRQRVHDYIIKPFNINQLFATVRRAADGAKPSSAS from the coding sequence GTGTTGGAAAAGTCCGTTCTGGTCGTCGATGACGAGCTTTTAATCCGCGATTTGCTGTACGATTTTTTTCTGGAAAAAGGATACAAGGTCTCGGTGGCCGATTCCGGGCCGGTGGCGCTGGAAAAATTGGGCAAGCAGAGCTTCGACGCGCTTTTGGTGGACTTAAAGATGCCGTCGATGGACGGCATCGAGTTTATCAAGGAGGTGCGCAAAAAGAAAATTGAAACGCCCGTGGTCATCATCACCGGCTTCCCCAGCCTGGAAACAGCCCTGGAGGCGTTGCGCCAGCGGGTGCATGATTACATCATCAAACCTTTCAACATCAACCAGCTTTTTGCCACGGTTCGCCGCGCGGCGGACGGCGCCAAACCATCCAGCGCTTCTTAA
- a CDS encoding ATP-binding protein, which yields MTTRAKTFLSKSFPSDPAVLEDFYTWLEEALGRLAFGKKEADRVVIASGEAFSNALQHGNRANPQKKVAVEVSLAGLRLRVRIGDEGPGSPPHASKKSGLFDTSGRGWELMHKLADELSIRRENGFFWVELSFKMPKSYTGKFKANRGKKGVGKVRSGRR from the coding sequence ATGACAACCCGGGCCAAAACCTTCCTTTCCAAAAGTTTTCCCTCCGATCCGGCGGTGCTGGAGGATTTTTACACCTGGCTGGAGGAGGCGCTCGGGAGGCTTGCGTTTGGGAAAAAGGAGGCCGACCGGGTGGTGATCGCCTCGGGAGAGGCGTTTTCGAACGCGTTGCAGCACGGCAACCGGGCCAACCCTCAAAAAAAAGTGGCGGTGGAGGTCAGTCTGGCCGGCTTGCGCCTCCGGGTGCGAATCGGGGATGAAGGACCGGGTTCCCCGCCCCATGCCTCCAAAAAAAGCGGGCTTTTCGACACTTCCGGGCGGGGTTGGGAACTGATGCACAAGCTGGCGGACGAGCTTTCCATCCGCCGGGAAAACGGGTTTTTCTGGGTGGAGTTATCCTTCAAAATGCCGAAAAGTTACACAGGGAAGTTTAAGGCCAATAGGGGGAAAAAGGGTGTTGGAAAAGTCCGTTCTGGTCGTCGATGA